The genomic interval TGGCTGCCGGCCGGGCCGTCACGGCCGCGGTCGCCGGTGGGGCCGGCCGGTTCCGCCGACCGCGACCACCTGGCCAGTGACCGGCGCGAGGCCGAAACAAGAGCCGTCGAATCATCGCCGGGAATGATCCGACGGGTCCTGGTCCCCCTTCGATCGGTCGGCGAGGGGTTGGGAGCCGCGGTCGACTGGGATGGCCAGTCTAGCGTGACCCGCCCGGGCTCGTTAGGGGCTCTTAACGCAGGAGGCCGCCCACATGGGCGACCCTTTCGGTTTCCCGGCATGGTTTCTGGGGGCAGCGGCAGGAATTCTGTCAACCACGGCGAAACAGATTTCCTACCTGCAAAACTTGTACACAGCTTGTACACAGATTGTGAATAACTCGCCCTTGCCGGGTGTTCCCATGGAGGGACTAGGCGGTGCAAATCGAGATTCGCGGCGTCGAGCGTCTGAGTTTCCGTGAACGCCAGGTTGTTTCCCTAAAAGAGATGGGGCTCAGCAACGCCGACGTGGCCGCCCGATTGCGCCTGAGCCCGGCCACCGTGGCCACCCTTTACAGCCGGGCGAAGAACAAGGGCTATCAGGTGGTCATCATCATGAGCGGGGACCCGTTGAATGTCTTCGATTCCAGTGAGCCGGTCGAGGACGAACCGGAGGACCACGATTCGCCGAAGCAGTAGCCGATCAGGTCTCGTCTGATTAAACCGCTCAGAAGGAGGATGACGGCCATGGCCCACCCACTCGCTGGCACGTCTCGGACGTCGCTGGTCGATTATGACCGAGATCGGGTCGGCACCGTCATCCGCCCGGCGGCCGCCCGGCGGCGCGCCGCCGCCAAGAGCCGGCCGAGGATCAAGGTTCGTTTCGGCCGGTTGCTGCTCGTCCTCTCCGTCGCCTATGGCTTCTTCCTCTTCGGTACGCAGGAATTCCGGATGTACCAGCTCAAGGTCCAAGAGCACAGAGTTCAAGGCGAAATCGATCGGCTCCGCCGGGAGAACCAAGATCTGGGCGAACAGATAAAATTCATGCAGAGCGACGAATACGTCGAAAAAGTGGCTCGCGAACAGCTCGGTCTGGTCAAAGATGGAGAGATACCGTACTACAACGGCACCCCGGGCGACCCCGGGAAGATCAAGAATGGGTCTGGATACTGAGGGTCAGGTGATTTGACGGCTTGACGCTGCAGGCTGGTTCTTGTATAATTTTGATTTGCAGATTATGAATCGAATAGGAGGACCAAGCCGCGGTCATGCAGTTGGAGGTCGGCCAAATCGTCGAGGGGACCGTCACCGGAATCACGCATTTCGGCGCTTTCGTGGAGATTCCGGGGGGTAAGACCGGATTAGTCCACATCTCAGAAGTGGCCGATGCCTACGTTCGGGACATCAAGGACTATCTCAAAGAAAAAGACAAGGTCAAGGTGAAGATCCTCTCGGTTGATCCGAAGGGAAAAATTGGCTTGTCCATCAAGCAGGCCAATCCCAACCGGCCAGCCGCTCATGGCCGGCGCCCCCCCAACCGGGAAGCCCGGATGTCCTTCGAGGACAAGCTGGCCAAGTTCATGAAGGACAGCGACGAACGCATCTCCGATCTCAGGAAGAGTACCGATTCCAAGCGGGGCGGACGCGGCGCGGGGCGGCGGGAGGGCGCCTGACGGCGGCGGCCAGTGGCCCCGGCCGGTTTCAAAGGTGACTTCAGGAAGCATGGCATTCCGGAAGGAATGCCTTTCTATTTAGTCGCCCGAGGCCGCCAAAGTCGTCAAGGAAAAACCAGCAAGCACCCAAGTTTGGTGAGGTTATCGACCTTGACGCTGATAGGTGATTATAATATAATCAGTCGTGGCCTTCGTCCGGAACAGGCGATGGCCGCGGGAACACGTCGCGGGGTAGAGCAGTCTGGTAGCTCGTCGGGCTCATAACCCGGAGGCCGTAGGTTCAAATCCTACCCCCGCAACCAAAAAACTCCGGCCGGCGCCAGACGGCCATCCACCGGGCACCAGGCGGCGTAGCTCAGTTGGCTAGAGCATGCGGTTCATACCCGCAGTGTCGGTGGTTCAAGTCCACCCGCCGCTACCGTTCTTCGGGCCATTAGCTCAACTGGCAGAGCAGGCGACTCTTAATCGCAAGGTTAGAGGTTCGATTCCTCTATGGCCCACAATTGAACAGTCTGGCCCCATGGTCAAGTGGCCTAAGACACCGCCCTTTCACGGCGGTAACTCGGGTTCGAATCCCGATGGGGTCACTAGCCTTGTCGCAAGGGCGACAAGGTTTTTTCTTTTTCTGTCACCGATGTCGTCGGCCCGCGATTCGTGGTCCCCGTCCGGCCCCAGGCCCCCTGCCCCTGTCGTACGCTCGCCGGCCGGCTGGCCGAGTTACGACAATAATCATGACCTGGGCTGGGTTAAGATTGGGCCAGCCGGTTGGTTCCCCCGGCCGGACCCACCGGTAGCAAGGGTCCGGGCCGGCACCCGGGTTACCACGGGGGGTGTCAAGGCCGACCAGATGGGCATCGTACATGAGCGCTCGCCATCCATGAAGGCCGGTGCACCGCGATGGTGGCCGCGGTCGGTGAGCCGCCGGCTGACCGGCCTCGACCTAGCTTTCGGCGGGCTCGGGTTCCTCCTGGGCCGGGCCTCGGTGGCCGGTCTCCTGGATCCGTTCGGGGTGGCCTTCGTCGCCGCCGTCACGGTGGTCCGGCCGCGTTCCGCCCTATTCGCCGCAACCTGCGCCTTCCTCGGATCGCTGGCCGGCCAGACCTGGGCCAGGGCCCTCGAGGTGGCGATCATCCTCTTCCTCCTGGGACCGGCCTTGACCGCCGTGCGGGCGGGGGCGGCCCAACTGCGCCGTCGTGGCGTGGTCACGGCCCTCTCCGTCTTCGGATTATCGCTCTTCGTCCGCGAGGCCGTTACCGTCATCACGTCGCCGGATTCCTTCGCCCTGCTGACGGCCGGCTTCGATGCGGTCCTGTCGGCGGTGCTGGCGGTGATCTTCACCCCAGCGGTCGATTTCTTGCAGGCCGGAAGGCCCGAGACAATCGACCGGGACCAACTGGTCTTCGTCGGGATCATGACGGCCGCCGCCGCCGCCGGGCTGTCCGGGATCAAGCTCGGGCCCTACGCCGTGGACGGGATGGTCGCGGCCTACCTGGTGATGGCCCTGGCCTCGCGGGGCGGCCTTGGTCTCGGGGCCGCCGCCGGAGTTCTCGTCGGTCTCGTGGGCGGTCTCCGCACGGGCCTGGCCGCGTCCTCAATCGGCTTGGAGGGTCTGGCCGGGCTTCTCGCCGGGATGTTCTCCGGCCTGGGCAAGGTCGGAGTGATCGCCGGCTACCTCCTCGCCAGGGCGGTCCTCGGGGCCGGCCTGGGCTTAGTCGAGGACCTACCGTTGCTGCTCATTCCGGCGGCGGCCGGGGCCATTCTCTTCGCCATGACCCCGTCGGCCACCCTGACTAGGCTGCTCGGGCCGGTGGAGGAGTCCGACGGCGGCCCCGGGCGGCGTCTGGACTCGGCGTCACCCATCGAGGCTCTCTCCTTCGGCGCGACCGACGAGGACGCCGATGGCCCGCCAATCGAGAGCCAGTACGCGGGACCCAACGCCGAGACGGTCGGCCGTTTGGTCGGGCTGTTCAATGACTTGGCCGGGGCGATCCAGGAGGTGGCCGCCGCCGGTCCGTCCAGGGAGGACCCGCTTCCGGCCTACTTCGAGTCGGTCAGCACCCAGGTCTGCGAGCGGTGCAGCCTTTACGGTCCATGTTGGAAGGACAACCTCCGGGACACCTATCGCCGGCTGATGGACCTGTGGAACAAGGCCGAGGCCGCCGGCGGCTTGACCATCGAGGATTACCCAAAGGGCGGCCGCCGCTGCTCCAAAGTGGGCGAGGTGGTCCTGGCCGCCGACTTCTGTCACCGCGCCGAACGGCTCCGACGGTCGACCCGGGAGCGCCTGCGGTACAGCCGGCTGGCGATGGCCGACCAGTGCAAGGGGGTTGCCTCCATTTTGGCCGAAGCGGCGGCCAAGGACGGCCGGAACGGTCAGGTCGAGCGCCGCCTGGCCCAATCGGTGAGGAGGGCCTTGGCCCGGGCGCCTGGGCCAAGCCAGGAGGTTGAGGTCAGGGTCGGCGGCGGCCGCCCGGTCGTGTCCATCCGCTCCCGGCCTTGCGAGACCGGGGACCTCTGCCGCGGGACCCTGGCTCCGCTGATTTCCGAGGCTGTCGGCACGGAAGTCGTCCCGCTCTGGCCGGACTGCGCCGATCAGGCCAGGCGTCCCTCGTGTACCCAGGTCTTTCGGAGCCACCTGCCGCTGGGCTGCGCGGTCGCCGTAGCCAGCCGGTCCAAGGATGGTCAGGCCGTCTCCGGCGATTCCTATCTGGCCAAGGAGCTTGACGACGGCCACATGGTCCTGGCCCTCAGCGACGGGATGGGGGCTGGCGCCGGGGCGGCTCGGGAGAGCCGTACCGCCGTGGCCCTTCTGGAACGACTCCTGGAATCGGGCTTCGGAGTCGATGCCGCGGTCAGGACGATCAACTCAGTCCTCCTCCTGCGGACGCCCGAGGACACCTTCGCCACCATCGACCTGGCCGTCATCGACCTGGCCACGGGGGATTGCGACTTCACCAAGATCGGGGCCTGCCCGAGCTACCTGCGGCGGGGCGAGCGGGTCGCGGCGATCAGGGCCTCCTCCGTCCCGGCCGGGATCCTTGGCGAGATCGACGTCGAGCCGGAGCACTGGCGGCTGCGCCCGGGGGATACCCTGATCATGGCGACCGACGGGGCGTTGGTCAAAGGGGACAAGGTGACCGGCCGCGAGGCCGACCTCGTCCGCCGGTTCAAGGCTGTGGGGGATGGCCCGCCCCAGGGTGTCGCGGCCAGCCTGATGGAATCGGTCGGTGAGACCGGGGCGCTCTGCGACGACCTGACGATTCTCTGCGCCCGGATCGAATCCCGCTAGAGGTCCGTCTTACCGGCCCCGAGGCGGGTCCTTCGTCCCCATACCTCAACCCGCATTCCTCCCCCCAATCCTGGCGCGGTGTGGCGTTTCGGCCACACCGTCCTTTTTGTCCTCGGGGCGCCGCGGCAGGGATGGTTCCGCGAAGCGCCGAAATGACTGGAAAGCGCTGGGCATAATAGGCCGGGAGGTGGCGGGCGTGGATCCCTTCGTGGCCAAGGTCAGGGCGGCGACGGAAGAATACGGACTCTTGGCGCCTGGTGACGGGGTGGTCATCGGCGTCTCCGGCGGTCCGGATTCCCTAGCCCTCCTCTTAGCCCTAAAAGAGCTGTCCGCCGATTACCGCCTTCAGTTGACCGTGGCCCACCTTGACCACGGGCTACGGGGAACGGCGGCCGAGGCCGATGCGGCCTTTGTCGGCCAACTGTCGACCCGGCTCGGGCTGCCGATCGTCCTAGGTAAGGCCGACGTCCCAGCCCTGGCGGAAGCCCGTGGCCTAGGTCCGGAGGAAGCGGCCAGGGAAGCGAGGTACGCCTTCCTGGCCCAGGTGGCGGAGGACCGCCACGCGCGGAAGGTCGCCGTCGGCCACACCCAGAACGACCAGGCGGAGACGGTCTTGATTCGGCTGATCCGCGGCACCGGGACCGACGGTTTGGCCGGGATGGCGGCGGCCCGACCGCTTGGAACGGCCATCCTCATCCGCCCGCTCCTCGAGGTGACCCGGGAGGAGACCGAGGGCTACTGCCGCCGGCTCGGCCTGGTCCCTCGCGAGGACGCCACCAACCACGACTCGGCCTACGTCCGTAACCGCGTCCGCAGCCGTCTATTGCCCATCCTGATCGGGGAATTTAACCCGTCGGTCGTCGCCGGGCTGGCCGACCTGGCCCGCCGGATGGGCGACGAAAGCCGCCTGCTGCAATCCATCGCCGGTGAGGCCTTCCGGCGGGTCGCCGCCGAGGATGAACTGGCCGGCGTGAGGCTGGATCTGAAGGGCCTCCTGGCTGAGCCTCCGGCCATTGGGCGCCGCCTGGTGCGCCATGCCGTCCGACTGGTTGGCGAGGGGTCGGGGCCGGCGGCGGAAAGGGTCGAGGCAGCCCTGGATCTTGCCCTCCGCGGGCGGACCGGGGGGGTCGTCCAACTCGGAGCCGGGTGCCGGGCCGTCAGGGAATCAGACAGTCTGACCATCCTACCGTCGGCCGGTCCTCGGTCCGCCTTCGAACCGCTGTCCTTGCCCGTACCAGGTCGGGCCGACCTGGTCGATCTCGGTCTGGCCATAACCGCCGAAGTCCGGCCGCCGGTGGCCTTCCCGGGCGGGGCCGGCGTCGGGCCTGGCGAGGCTTACCTGGACGCCGACGCCGCCTTGGGGCGGTCGAGTGGCGGCCTGTTGGTCCGACCGCGCCGCGCCGGCGACGCTTTCCACCCCCAGGGCGCCCCGGGCCGTCGGAAACTGAAAGATTTCTTGATCGACCGGAAGGTCTCCCGCCGTGAGCGGGAAGCGATCCCCATCGTCGTCCGGGCCGACGACCCGCAAGTCATCCTTTGGGTGGCCGGACATCGCCTCGACGAAGCCTTCACGGTCACCTCGAAGACCCGCCGGTTGCTCCATCTGAAGCTCTTTCGACCAGGCCCATGAGCCACCCGTGGTTTGTTTTTTATGATAGGGTGTGGTAAAATAATCTGGTCATCTGGTGCCACTAAAGGTGGCCAGGTTCAGGCCCTGAGCGGCGCCCCGAGACACGGCCACAGGGCCGCTAATCAGATTACTGACGGAAGGAGGGTCGGTCTTTGAGCAAAGGCATCAGGAGCCTCCTTTTCTATGCCCTAGTCCTGCTCCTAGCCTTGTGGGTGGCCCAGTACTTCAACCAACCGCAGCACCCCAAGACCCCCCTGACATATTCGGATTTCCTCGGTTACGTCAATCAGAACCAGGTCGAAAGCGTCAAGATCGTCGACAAGACGGTCACCGGGAAACTGAAGAACGGGACTGAGTTCTCGACCATCGCCCCGGAAGACCCGACCCTTTACCAGACCCTGCAGTCCAAGGGGGTCAAGGTCGAGTTCGGTCTGCCGCCTCAACCGCCCTGGTGGACCACCCTCCTGACGACCATCCTGCCGGTGGTCTTGGTGGTCGGGGCCTTTCTCTGGATCATGCAACAGAGCCAAGGCGGGGGCAACCGGGTCATGCAATTCGGCAAGAGCCGGGCCCGCCTGCATACTGAAGATAAACGAAAGATTACCTTCGAAGACGTCGCCGGGGCCGAGGAAGCCAAGGAAGAGATGGCCGAAATCGTCGACTTCCTCAAGCACCCCAAGCGCTATCTGGAGATGGGGGCCCGCATCCCCAAGGGCGTCCTGCTCTTCGGGGCCCCGGGCACCGGCAAGACTTACCTGGCCAGGGCCGTGGCCGGTGAAGCCGGCGTGCCCTTCTTCTCCATCAGCGGCTCCGACTTCGTCGAGATGTTCGTCGGCGTGGGCGCCTCGCGCGTCCGTGACCTCTTCGACCAAGCCAAGAAGAACGCCCCCTGCATCGTCTTTATCGATGAGATCGACGCCGTCGGCCGCCAGCGTGGCGCTGGTTACGGCGGCGGTCATGATGAGCGCGAGCAGACCTTGAACCAATTGCTCGTCGAGATGGACGGTTTCGGGGTTAACGAGGGGATCATCGTCATGGCGGCGACCAACCGCCCCGACGTCCTCGACCCGGCCCTGCAGCGCCCCGGCCGGTTCGACCGGCAGATCACGATTGACAAGCCCGACCTCAACGAACGCCTCGCCGTCCTCAAGGTCCACACTCGCGGCAAGCCCCTCGAGCGCGAGGTCGACCTGGAGGTCCTGGCCCGCCGGACGCCCGGGTTCACCCCGGCCGACCTGGAAAATCTGTGCAATGAGGCCGCCCTTCTGGCGGCCCGCCGCCGCAAGAAGAGGATCGGCATGGACGAGCTCGAAGAGGGCATCAACCGGGTGATCGCCGGCCCGGAGAAGAAGAGCCGGATCATGAGCGAGAAGGAAAAGCGGATGGTGGCCTTCCACGAGGCCGCCCACGCCCTGGTGGGCAAGCTTCTCCCCAATGCCGATCCGATCCACAAGGTGTCGATCATCCCGCGAGGCGGGGCCCTGGGTTATGTCCTGCACCTGCCGGTGGAAGACAAGTACCTGATCACCAAGTCCGAGATCCTCGACCGGATCACGATCGCCCTCGCCGGTCGGGCGGCCGAGGAGATGGTCTTTAGTGAGGCCAGCTCCGGCGCGGAGAACGACCTCGAAACCTCGACCAAGCTCATTCGCAAGATGATCATGGAGTTCGGGATGTCCGAGGAGCTCGGCCCCCTCACCTTCGGCAACAAGCAGGACCTGGTGTTCCTGGGCCGAGACATCGCCCGCGACCGTAACTACAGCGAGGAAGTGGCGGCCGAGATCGATAAAGAGGTCCACGACATCGTGACCAGCTGCTATAAGAAGGCCGTGGGCCTGCTGACCGAGAATCGGGCCAAGATGGAGAAGATCGCCGCGGCCTTGCTCGCGCGGGAGACCCTCGAGGCGAACGACATTGACGCTCTACTGGCCGGCGAGGAACTCGGCCCCAAGCGGGCCGGCGAGCCGGGAATGCAGGGCGAGGAGCAGCGCCCGGCCCAGGGGGTCGACTCGAGGCCGGTCCCGAAGATCGGCCTCGTCGCCGATAAACCGCGTCCGGTCTCATAAGACCCCGCGGCCCAAGAGCCCGAAAAGGAAAGCCGCACCAGCCACTGGTGCGGCTTTTGTGTCTCTCTTGGGGCCAGGCTCGGAGCTGCTCGCCTCAAGGGGCCTTTGACTGACCACCGCCGGCCCCGGAGCCGGGGCCCGAAGTGAGCACTTCGCCATAGTGGCGGACCTGGTTTGCGCCCATCTCCTTGGCCAAGAGCACCGACTTCCAGGCCCGCTCGAAGAGCTCGTCGGCGGTTCGAGCGTCCTGCGGGAAGCAGGCGATGCCCAGGCTGATGGTCAACGACCGGACCGTCCGCCCGTCGGCCCAGGCCGGGTGTTCGGCCACCTTCTGCCGGAGCCTCCTGGCCAGGAAATGAGCCCCGGCCGGATCGGTCTCGGGGATGATCAGGGCGAACTCCTCGCCCCCGCAGCGGGCGACGAAGTCGCATCCACGAACGCTGGAGCGGATCAGATTGGCCAAGTCGGCCAGGGTCCGGTCGCCGGACTCCCGACCATGTTCCTGATTGACCGCCGAAAAACGGTCGAGATCGGCCAGGACGAGACTGAGCTGGTGACCGTACCGGGCGGCCCGGGCGACTTCCTCGGCCAGCCGGTAGCGGAAGAACCTCCGATTATAGAGCCCGGTCAGCGGATCGGTCGCCGAATCGGCCAGCGCCGCATTGAGCTCCCCCTCGAGGTGGCGATGGAGGCCGGCGGCCACTTCCCGCTGCTGCCGCAAGGGACCAAGGAGCTCGTTGAACCCAGCCACCAGGCTGCCGAATTCATCACGGGTCTCCAACTTGAGCGGCTCGGGCAGGTCCCCCCGGGCGGTCCGCCGGAAGGCCTTCAAGAGGCGGTCGGCCGGGGCCTTGATCCGGCGGTCGACGATGATCGTCGTCCCGGCCACCAGGGCCGCCAGGCCGACCAAGCCCAGAAGGATCAGACGCGTCCCGAGCCCGGCCGTGGCCGCCAGCCGGTCGGCTTCGGGCAGAGCCCCCAGGGTGTCACCGAGCCCGATCAGGAAGAGGCCGATGAGCCCTCCAATGACGGCGATGAAGATGGCCGTCAGGGGGATGACGAAACGCGACCGCCAGGACAAACCCTTGACAGGAGCCACCCGGATGCACCACCCCGCTTGAACCGACGGTCAAGAGGACCGTCCTGTAAGGATTTGGTTCAACGCGGAGTTGGAAAATCCTTCTGGTGGGGCGGTATGCCGATTTAAACCGGGTTTCGTTACCTAGGTGACGGTGACT from Bacillota bacterium carries:
- a CDS encoding sigma factor-like helix-turn-helix DNA-binding protein, with translation MQIEIRGVERLSFRERQVVSLKEMGLSNADVAARLRLSPATVATLYSRAKNKGYQVVIIMSGDPLNVFDSSEPVEDEPEDHDSPKQ
- a CDS encoding septum formation initiator family protein, whose product is MAHPLAGTSRTSLVDYDRDRVGTVIRPAAARRRAAAKSRPRIKVRFGRLLLVLSVAYGFFLFGTQEFRMYQLKVQEHRVQGEIDRLRRENQDLGEQIKFMQSDEYVEKVAREQLGLVKDGEIPYYNGTPGDPGKIKNGSGY
- a CDS encoding S1 RNA-binding domain-containing protein; its protein translation is MQLEVGQIVEGTVTGITHFGAFVEIPGGKTGLVHISEVADAYVRDIKDYLKEKDKVKVKILSVDPKGKIGLSIKQANPNRPAAHGRRPPNREARMSFEDKLAKFMKDSDERISDLRKSTDSKRGGRGAGRREGA
- a CDS encoding SpoIIE family protein phosphatase; the protein is MSRRLTGLDLAFGGLGFLLGRASVAGLLDPFGVAFVAAVTVVRPRSALFAATCAFLGSLAGQTWARALEVAIILFLLGPALTAVRAGAAQLRRRGVVTALSVFGLSLFVREAVTVITSPDSFALLTAGFDAVLSAVLAVIFTPAVDFLQAGRPETIDRDQLVFVGIMTAAAAAGLSGIKLGPYAVDGMVAAYLVMALASRGGLGLGAAAGVLVGLVGGLRTGLAASSIGLEGLAGLLAGMFSGLGKVGVIAGYLLARAVLGAGLGLVEDLPLLLIPAAAGAILFAMTPSATLTRLLGPVEESDGGPGRRLDSASPIEALSFGATDEDADGPPIESQYAGPNAETVGRLVGLFNDLAGAIQEVAAAGPSREDPLPAYFESVSTQVCERCSLYGPCWKDNLRDTYRRLMDLWNKAEAAGGLTIEDYPKGGRRCSKVGEVVLAADFCHRAERLRRSTRERLRYSRLAMADQCKGVASILAEAAAKDGRNGQVERRLAQSVRRALARAPGPSQEVEVRVGGGRPVVSIRSRPCETGDLCRGTLAPLISEAVGTEVVPLWPDCADQARRPSCTQVFRSHLPLGCAVAVASRSKDGQAVSGDSYLAKELDDGHMVLALSDGMGAGAGAARESRTAVALLERLLESGFGVDAAVRTINSVLLLRTPEDTFATIDLAVIDLATGDCDFTKIGACPSYLRRGERVAAIRASSVPAGILGEIDVEPEHWRLRPGDTLIMATDGALVKGDKVTGREADLVRRFKAVGDGPPQGVAASLMESVGETGALCDDLTILCARIESR
- the tilS gene encoding tRNA lysidine(34) synthetase TilS, whose protein sequence is MDPFVAKVRAATEEYGLLAPGDGVVIGVSGGPDSLALLLALKELSADYRLQLTVAHLDHGLRGTAAEADAAFVGQLSTRLGLPIVLGKADVPALAEARGLGPEEAAREARYAFLAQVAEDRHARKVAVGHTQNDQAETVLIRLIRGTGTDGLAGMAAARPLGTAILIRPLLEVTREETEGYCRRLGLVPREDATNHDSAYVRNRVRSRLLPILIGEFNPSVVAGLADLARRMGDESRLLQSIAGEAFRRVAAEDELAGVRLDLKGLLAEPPAIGRRLVRHAVRLVGEGSGPAAERVEAALDLALRGRTGGVVQLGAGCRAVRESDSLTILPSAGPRSAFEPLSLPVPGRADLVDLGLAITAEVRPPVAFPGGAGVGPGEAYLDADAALGRSSGGLLVRPRRAGDAFHPQGAPGRRKLKDFLIDRKVSRREREAIPIVVRADDPQVILWVAGHRLDEAFTVTSKTRRLLHLKLFRPGP
- the ftsH gene encoding ATP-dependent zinc metalloprotease FtsH, which codes for MSKGIRSLLFYALVLLLALWVAQYFNQPQHPKTPLTYSDFLGYVNQNQVESVKIVDKTVTGKLKNGTEFSTIAPEDPTLYQTLQSKGVKVEFGLPPQPPWWTTLLTTILPVVLVVGAFLWIMQQSQGGGNRVMQFGKSRARLHTEDKRKITFEDVAGAEEAKEEMAEIVDFLKHPKRYLEMGARIPKGVLLFGAPGTGKTYLARAVAGEAGVPFFSISGSDFVEMFVGVGASRVRDLFDQAKKNAPCIVFIDEIDAVGRQRGAGYGGGHDEREQTLNQLLVEMDGFGVNEGIIVMAATNRPDVLDPALQRPGRFDRQITIDKPDLNERLAVLKVHTRGKPLEREVDLEVLARRTPGFTPADLENLCNEAALLAARRRKKRIGMDELEEGINRVIAGPEKKSRIMSEKEKRMVAFHEAAHALVGKLLPNADPIHKVSIIPRGGALGYVLHLPVEDKYLITKSEILDRITIALAGRAAEEMVFSEASSGAENDLETSTKLIRKMIMEFGMSEELGPLTFGNKQDLVFLGRDIARDRNYSEEVAAEIDKEVHDIVTSCYKKAVGLLTENRAKMEKIAAALLARETLEANDIDALLAGEELGPKRAGEPGMQGEEQRPAQGVDSRPVPKIGLVADKPRPVS
- a CDS encoding diguanylate cyclase; its protein translation is MAPVKGLSWRSRFVIPLTAIFIAVIGGLIGLFLIGLGDTLGALPEADRLAATAGLGTRLILLGLVGLAALVAGTTIIVDRRIKAPADRLLKAFRRTARGDLPEPLKLETRDEFGSLVAGFNELLGPLRQQREVAAGLHRHLEGELNAALADSATDPLTGLYNRRFFRYRLAEEVARAARYGHQLSLVLADLDRFSAVNQEHGRESGDRTLADLANLIRSSVRGCDFVARCGGEEFALIIPETDPAGAHFLARRLRQKVAEHPAWADGRTVRSLTISLGIACFPQDARTADELFERAWKSVLLAKEMGANQVRHYGEVLTSGPGSGAGGGQSKAP